The Lactuca sativa cultivar Salinas chromosome 2, Lsat_Salinas_v11, whole genome shotgun sequence genome includes the window ATCGAAAAGGATACAAAGCTGGAGCACTTAAAGAAGGTCTAAAGCATTCTTACGCCAACGAGTGTGAGTATGTGGCAATTTTCGATGCTGATTTTCAACCTGAACCGGATTTTCTTTGGAAAACTATCCCGTTTCTTCATCATAACTCTCAACTCGGTCTTGTTCAAACTCGTTGGAAGTTCGGTAATTTCCTTCTAAAAACTGCTCATTTTCTGTTTTATATATTTTCCATTTATTAAACGTTCAATATTGAGCTTTTAACCTCCATTAGTGATTGATGTGCAACATTTTACTCAAAGGTCAAATACTGTTCCTTGATCTATGAACTTCTTACGTGTATAGTAACATGGGCTTTAGATGATGCATATTATCATATGTTTCTAATATTGAGCGTTTAACTACAAAACTAGTAAATCTATTTTTTGGAATGGTAATATTACATTAACAACCTTGCAAGGTGCTAGGCAACAAGGAACCCTGAACTTTTTTTTCGAAATGTATTACTATTATAAAATTTACTTTTAATCTTATAGAAGATCAAtattgaatatatttttttttgtcaacTACATACATAACATGAAATAGTCAACAATTAATTTATtggaaatattattttaagacaaaatttcaaaaatttccaTGTGGCGTGTGATTTTATGTGGCAATGTTTCCCATTGTTTAAAAATTACAAATTTCATGCTTTGCAATAGACTTTTCAATAGGTGTTGGATTTGGTCTATTCAAAACTCAAATAACTAGTTTGTTCTTATTATATTTCTTTttaggttttctttctttttctaagTAGTTTactattattaaatataaaaaaatctctctctctctctctctctctctctctctctctctctctctcaatactATATCTCAAAAGATCGGTGCTCAGCACCCACCACCTGCCACAACCGGACCGATACCAATCATACTCATCGGTTTTGCTCCACTGCCACTAGAAATCTCCTAATCCTTTCATATTTTTTAGTTTTACTCAACCTTTACCTCTTTCATGGACTATTGGATCTGCACTATGCGCACCAAATCATAGCCAGATCTTTACACTGTCATCTGATTGTCATCGATCGTCACTCTAGCTACTTCAAAGCCACCTTCCATTGTTGCACCCATGGACAATATCAGTGTATATCTTGAACCCACCTATAagttttaatttcaatttcaagttttttttattgtattattatttttttgataaGGATTGATTGAGTAGCAAAATCTGTGAGTATTTTAGGTTTTCGGTAGGTACATTGGTAGtggatttttatattttctagaatttttagaATTATATGGATTATTAGTGGTCGTCAACGACTCATCGGTAGTTGTAGTGGTGGTGGCTAGGGTCCTCAATTTTTCGGAGAGATGAAGAAGGAACGAGATAAATTTAGAAATGttagagagagagacagaggaCATCctctttttatatttaataataacaaaatatttaagaaaagaaagaaaagtaaaaaataaatgagattttctaACATTTGCCTGAAGGCAtacataaaactattaattatGAGAAATATTACCGTAATTAAATGTAAAatgaattaattataaaaaatattttttataattaataaatctcatatttaattatgataatattctttataattaataatttaattactcTTTTTTATGCGTATCCTTATAACAAATGTTAGAAAATCCCAAAATAATcccaaaacaaatatatataggAATGTTATTCTAGTTTTGGAATGTCACCCAAACCCACAATAAAAAGATGTTAAAATCACGGAAATTATAATTTTGAAACAAAAGTCGATTATATTGGTGCTCTTTGAAAACattgttttgttttattattgaaaatagaaatgttaaaataaacaaataaataaatcaatcaaaaaatgaataaataaataagtatattACAAGAAACATGTAAAGGCCAATAAATATTTTTATCGATTTTTATAAACATGAGATAGCAGTAATATActttttaatatgtttttttacGATATCACGACAAAATTAACATGTCACTATACAAGATGCATGTACTAATCAAAAAATAATCCAAATTATACATTCGTAAAACCATATTGTGCACCACATACCGTATAGGCGCATGCGGTAGTATAGTGTGTTATGTGGTGAACAGCGCATAATGAAAAGTGTGGTATGTTTGCCGGATGTCACACTTTatacctttattattattattattattatatatatatatatatatatatatatatatatatatatatatatatatatatatatatatatatatatatatatatatatatatatatatatatatatataaacgtgataaagtataatatgaaattcAACAGTTTTATGGGATGAGAGAACAAATAGTATGGTGGTGCAAAAATGTGATAAATAAAAGCTTTTGTTCGAACTTGTTTTATGAATATAGCTATTTATCGATGTAATAATAGGGgtttctctattttttttttttgtctttgttATAAAAGTTGTCTATATTAATGATTAAAAAATCTATGAAACCTACCAAATAAGTAAAAGAGTTCATAGTAagagtttgtttgtttttttcccGAAAAAGTTAATAGCAAGGGTTTGTTAATTAATAAGCTATTTGAAAAAAACATATGTTTGAAAAAGTTAGTCtaatagttttttttagtttCACTAGTTCTTTGAGGTGAAAAAGATGTTGAACAAAAAAAACTCTAAAGAAGCTACTATCCTTATAAATGCTCTAACTCAAACATATGAAAATCtatttataaattatatatcGGTTTATAAATAGTATTTCAGTGACAAATCACACTTGAACCATCACTCCATTCCATTAGTTGAATATCATATTTCCAATATCTCTTTTTATCACCAAGTCAAAAATCATTTTGTTAAGATTTACTTATCCAAACTTTTTAGAATATCTAAGTTATAACCCATATAATACATGATTGATAAATTAAAATAACATAGAtaataattataacaaaataagtGGAATAGgaaattatttataattaattatttcatttaATTGATTTCCAAACATTTTAGACTTCAAAATCTCTATTAATAATGTTAATTGTAAAGGACTTAGAAAATGATTTAAATTAAAATCATAGAAAAAGACATCTGTTATTTATAAAGAATaacataaaagaaattaaaattataaaaaagaaaaaccaAAACCACAAGTTTAAGATTATTTTATTAGAAAAGAAAGATTAAGATTATTTTATTAGAAGTAAGAAATTTTTGTGATGGAGACCAACATAAAATTATCCTTTGATCCCATATCCGATTGAAACATAGTGTTTAAATAACATTTATGATATtagtataaataaaatattttacattaaatgtaaaattttaaattGTTTGGCGGCGTCACAGTTAATTGATAAactagtttattttttttaaattgtcatGTTTGAGAAGTTAAAAAGTTATTTATAAgctaactttttaaaacattacttccattatctttttaggagtttttaaatttttttttgaatataccctttaattaattataaaaatacattattttaaaTGCCTTTTTAAGTCATTTTATATAATTCAGCAAGTTTtaccaaatatatatttttatcagctagctttttagctatcaattaatattttatttaacagTTAATTTTTCAGCTAACAACTAGCTTTTCAACTAATACGTCAAACATAATCTAAATTTTTGACAGTTAAAAACAACTATCTTgatattgtattttttttcatttaacattatgttttgaatattttcttaattataaTATTTATGTATTTACTCATGTTTCTTATTATgtcacttaaaaaaaaaaaactatattttaataaTGTCGCTATGATAAAGtacatattttcaaaaaaaaaataataattaataaaggtATACTGCTATTCTTCGCAATTAACCACAAATCAACGTTGAACTACTTGTTATTTGATAATATGCCATGATAATACGATAGGATGAAAAAACGTAAGTTAAATACAGTATAACCGAAATCATTATCATATTATGTAATTATACCATGCTATTCTCAATATTTATACAAAATTATATTTAGTGagttataaaattttaacatattgtttattttatttttgtactTTACCATAATTGTCGAtcatttttcatatttaaattaaGCATATGATCATTATATGTTGCAGACTAAATAATGAGAATCTCTATACGGGATTTATAACATTGAAGTTTAGATATTTATTATGTTAGCTGTTTAGATAACTATTCATGGACTGTTTGTTCAAATCATTAGAGGACACTTTGTGATAATATTCAACTTCGAACTATGaccatttaaattttatattttaagcatccattgaacttgaagaaaatgAAAAAGAATAGATGTATGTATTTGCTTCAGAACCAAGTATTATTATGTTGTATCTAAGGACCTAAATGAAGATCAACATATGCGAACCATTCACCAATCTTTTCTGGAGAATATTTTGCTCttttttggaatgacttttgccGGTTGTCTTTGTCGATTATCATGTTTCAGTTCAAATAAGTTGTCGGTTACAATTACTTACCTTTAAATGATAAAAACATACCAGATAAAGTTTTTGTCGCATACACTAGCCGTTGATTAACAAGTTTCAATTACTACTTACCCTCAAATAGCAAATATTATAGGCCTCGTGTATTTATTGTTACATGAAAATAGTATAAGAAAATAGAACTAATACTTTGTATTGTGAAATGATGTTGCAGTGAACTCGGATGAGTGCTTAATGACAAGAATGCAAGAGATGTCACTTAACTACCACTTCAAAGTGGAGCAAGAAGTTGGTTCTTCCACACATTCATTTTTTGGCTTCAATGGTAATAGAAACATATGGTGCTTAAAGATTGTAAAAACCATTAAATTGCAATCTTCTATGCTTTTGTAGGGACTGCTGGAGTTTGGCGAATGGCTGCACTTAATGAGGCAGGAGGATGGAAGGATCGTACCACAGTTGAAGATATGGATCTAGCCGTTAGAGCTAGTCTTAAAGGTTGGAAGTTCTTGTACCTTGGTTCAATACAGGTGAAGAGTGGTTTGAacatacatatatgatatatatgacttCAAACATTTATATTATAACCTTACTTTAGATCTTTATGTTTTGATATATAGGTTAAAAATGAATTGCCAAGTTCATTTAAAGCTTATCGCTACCAACAACATCGATGGTCTTGTGGTCCAGCAAACCTTTTCAGGAAAATGGTTTACGAAATCATAATAAATGAGGTGAGATCATTATATTAGTAGCATTTTCTTTTGGTTCAAAGACTTTAAGCATATATATGATCAATGGATTAATGTGTTGTGAATCTTTTACTTTGTTATGCAGAATGTTACATTACGGAAGAAGCTACATGTGATCTATAGTTTCTTCTTTGTAAGAAAGATCGTAGCTCATATTGTTACATTCGTACTCTATTGTGTTGTAATTCCTGCAAGTGTGTGGTTACCAAAAGTAGAGGTTCCGACTTGGGGTACCATTTACATCCCAACCATCATCACCATTTTGAATGCTGTTGGAACTCCAAGGTTTTATTTCTCTAATTCATCGTCTCTTTGTAAGAAAATGTGTTTTTGTTTTAACTTATAAGGGTTTTTTTCCCACTCTGTAGGTCTTTATATTTAGTGGTATTTTGGATTGTCTTTGAGAATGTCATGGCCCTCCATCGAACTAAGGCTACATTCATTGGAATTTTTGAGGCTGAAAGAGTGAACGAATGGGTCGTTACTGAAAAGCATGGAGATGATTCCAAAGCTAAAACAATAACTAGTCAACATGAAATACGTGGCTTCAAATTAAGCGAAAGGTATGTATTCTTAATGACATGAATAGATTTAAGAAAGACAAGTAAACTAAATAATAATCATGTGTACCAGAATCCAAAAGTGTATGGTTTTGTATTGATTTTAAAAAGGAACCCAAGTAGGGAAATATATTATTTCCTTTAAATTACATAAACCTTTAAAGATTACCTTAATTATCATAACATACATAACTATCTAACAATATATATTTGGACTTGTACAGGCTTCTCGTGGTAGAGTTATGTATGGGTATTATCCTCTTTGTATCTGGTTGTTATGATCTTGCATTTGGAAAGAATTACTACTATATTTACATGTATCTACAAGCTATCGCCTTCATCGTAACGGGTGTGGGTTATATTGGCACTTAGGTCCCTAAATCATAGAATACTCCTCTTTATGCACCTTAATTGGCAATCATTTTATCTTGGTGACTTTGGTCCTTTCATCATTAGCTACAAAATACAATTTTGTTTGAGAAAGTGACTTTATTTTAGTTCATTTGATTGTTACCATTGtatatatacaaaaataaatcaaaatagtTGTGTACGAAGAAGAAACGAACACAAGGACAAAGGTCTTTGAATAAGCTAGGTGTGACTTCATGAATGGTTAAAAAGCAGAACGGTTAATGTATTTGTAATATTTCGATTTTGTAGGTTTTGTTTGACTATTATGATTCATATTCGTtttgtatgtatttttttatttgttttgaataATTAATGAAATAATTATGTTAAATAAATTGTTAAACCGAATGAAATTGATACACTATCATGTATTGacaaaaagaaaatgatattGTCCTAGAGACCAAGAAACGTAGGTCTCAACTGTCTATGCATAACCTCTAGAGCATTAGTGTATGAGAATACAATTCGGTTCTCATGCATACAACCGAATTTTACAATGAAATGTAACCGAGAGTTTTTtactattttagttttttttaaatactttttaTTAATTCTATAAATCCAGTAACAACATGCTTACGATCAAGAATTCACAAGAAAGCTAAATAAAACATTGGAAGTATGGATGAAATCTTTTGTAAATGTGGACATGCCAAATAAACCAACCATAATAGATGTCGATAAAACAGTATAAAAAAAAGAACATATGTATGAAATAAAAAAGTCATTAATTTGTTAAGTTTCTACTGCATCGTGAAACTTGCATAAAAAGTTAAAGAAAAAACATCCATAATCCCATTGTATAGGGACCGTCtaaaacatcaaacataacaCTTGTAACTCTACAACAAATGAAAAAACAAACATCACAAATAATGAGTTTTTCTATCATTACCAGCAAATATAAGTAACTAACACAATTAACACAAGGCAACATAATAAATAATACTCTCAAAAGAAATTAAAGTCCAACAAACCTAGAATTCCACTCATCACTTTAAAGTTTTTGAAGATAACCTCATTCGACTGTATAAAGACCGTCTAAAACATCAATTAGGTGTTGTTTTTTTAAAGATGTAAAACATCTACCATCTACATACTACATTTGCAGACATCTGTAGAAAAAGAGTTGGACCAAACATATGTAATCTGTAAAAAAAAACTGATTGTTTTTTGAACTTTGAaaactactaaaataaactaaaatttaaataaaccgaTTTTTATAAACTTAAATTACTTTTTCAACACTAAAATCTaaataattttagttttaatataaTTCATAACACCACAataataactttttttaaaacatttttgttTTACATTAAAATTACGTTGTAGTCGTGGGTTTAATTTATAATATGTTGTCTTAGTGGCGATTTTTCTTGCTTCATCGCTTTCTTTAGCATTAATGTACTTAGGAATCTAATACTTGAAGGGGATGGAGGAGATGGACGCATGTTTCTTGAGGAACTTATAGAATGTTATTACTGTTTGATACTTACATATATCTTTCATACCAACACAAACCATTATTGGACGATGCAGTAGAAAGATGTAAATTAGAATTCAAAAATACAAATATTTTGTTACATACACTTGACATTCCTCACATAGTCTTTTGACACTCCCATATGGTTTTTTTAGACCACAccataaataacaataaaaatttgtaattttgatatatAGAAGGCTTAAGGAGTCATATGTTCAAAACGTTAGCCGCCAAAAACTAGCAATGTACTCTTGAGAAAACACCATAAATAGCAATCAAGATTTGAATTTGATATCAGGAATCTCATCAAATCAAATGTTCAAAACTTCAGTTGCCAAAAAAATAGCATTGCATTCTTGAGACAACAACATAAATAGCAATCGAGTTTTGAATTTTTAAATAGTAGGCTTAATGAATCCAAGGGGATACCCATGATAACAATACACTTCAAAAACAGAACACAAATAATTAAGATTAATGGGTGGTTTTGATTTGGAATCGTTGGTGGATGCAATAACATGGGCGATTTGAGTTTCATTACACTGAAAATAATTTCATAAGCTAAATGACCCAAAATCATGTTTACACTTCAAGAAagcatttttaaaaaaatcacccaaatgaggTTCACATTTTCATCACCAACGTTCAATTATTTCATGAGAGGCAAGTGATCGAACCTTTGGTGACAATTCAAATTTAAAGAAATTCAATGCAACAAATGTAAACATTTGATTTCAGATTTCTAATGCTTGAATAACAAACCCTAGAAGAGGAAGACAACAGTAAACaacttatttcaaatttaattCGGCAATGTAAACATCTACAAATTTAGAAGAACGACAGTTTCTTATCAGCGGCGAGCAGAGGACAAAAGCAAAGGGGATGGAGTACTTGGCGTCAAGGATTTTCACTAGTAACAACATCAAGTGGCTCTCGCCGACAAGTATCCTTGGTGTCCGGGGATGTCCGACGAGATAACATCGACATAGGGAAGAAAGGCGAAGGCTTTTGGATCGTCTGATACGACATTTTTTGCCTTGCCAGGTGGTCTAGTAGTTGACAAGAGTTCATATGGAGATGGATGAAGGTTGACGAGCAAAGAATGGAGAGAATACTTATGCGGTCTTCTAAAAAACAAATAGTCTACGAGCCAAAAATGTTTGTCAATCCGCAAGTTAAATAGGTTAAATCAACTTCTAAAAAAAGCAAACACCACCTTAGTGTGGATTATCAAGTGGTGATGTGACCATATCAACCTTAAGTCAAGTAAAATCATAGTAGATTCAAAATCTATTATTTTTATTCCTTACAATTAGATAAAACTCGAATCCCCAAATCGTATGAAAAGGAGATTAACAAAGAGATTATTGATGTACTACATGGGGATCTTCTAGTTATGACATTCTGGTGAAGTGGTGGTAAGAAACAATATAAATATTTGTAACAAGGAGAGGTGATGATGATTTACGCCGGTAGAAGTGCAACAAAATAGAGGTGGTAGTGCTTTTGCTCCGATGGTGGTTGTAAGTAGAAGATATGATGATGACTCGAGATTTCTCTTTGTTTTAGGCCCGGTAAGTGGAATAAAAAATAATGAAGGCATGATGTAGGAGTACGGAAGAGGATAGGCGACAATGCTTTCCGGTGGTGGTGGTAAGGAGGTAAGATGATCTGACTTAGGTTTTTCATCATTTTGGTGTCATAAGAGCATCTACAATGGAAGGTTTTTTATAGTGTATtacaattacttttttttttaaatgaacacTTAACACGGTTGGAGTAaacaaatttttgcatttttattttGACCACTCAATATATATTGAGTTGTTAATACAGTATCATAAGTTGTATATTTAGCCCTTCCACtataaacatattttatttataacTACTATGTAATATTTTCAATGCTTTTATTGTATTTTTAAAACTAAACATAATAATTTTCCATATTTTAGATAGGGAAATCTCTAATAAAAGTCCTAAACTAATAAACTGTTAACAAAAAAGCATGGAATACCGGATAAACCAATGAATTGACGCATTTTACTTGATTACCACTCTTGCAATCGTTAACAAATCGATGTGGCTTTATTTTGCTTACATGGAAGCTGAGTCGACCATAACTCACTCTCTTATGTTATTTAAGAATACATAAACCCTAAATCGACCAAAATTTAAGTCTTGAAGATGGCCTcctcttccacctcctcctctgTCTCCAACAGTAATGCTTATAGGCCAGCCAGGAAAGTACGAAGAAGGtgcgtgtgacatccccaaaatctcggccagaaaagaccgattttcatttatgcttttaaaataatttcggagtaaatccttttgatttgaaagagttacgGAATTTGCTCCCAAagacaaagtatgataaaataatatttaccaaagcatttcataaagaaatgtattttcattatataatcaaaactcgggatgtcatgttccgatacataccataaagcataaacaataacattacaagtcattcaacaaatatatacatatacatacttgtaaacaaaacaacttgatgattcatccatcttatggccttgcgccacttcctgtaatacaaataaaactgagtgggtcaggcttgggagcctggtgagcatatagggttttcaacccataataaataattatatttaattccaccaaccaacaataacccaattacccattcctgttattctcactttacgtccctaaaacaactaacacaagggacctagtcttagaatatttcatcggagcgacaacacatgcttcgggggttcctcagcaatataagtcaaataaggcaaccatgagggggatggagtacagagaatgaacacccaagttcattaacacctacaggtggcgaacctgctagcattccataggactgtctagaaaagtctgtggtcgtcatctaaactccgctagatgactaaatcaaaacaacatcgaggcctctcatctgtttatcacacaactatctacccatgttctacccgacatattagtagataaaaatatatatttttatacatagtttaaaacctatatagcattctcattcaatacatattccaaaacaacagatgaggcacacacacataacacgtatttcatagaaaataaatcaaatctatgagatagaagagagtgaatatacatccacacacataacaacaaaattatacacataacacgtatttcgtataaaatacttcataattatgcgttagaagaaagtaaccacacactcacttgatcagaatatgatcggacagcactacggcttacagaagtagtattcttcggcagatttggaagatctctacaaaaaatcgaactcctcgcgggcagagcttcggctcgggaatcgcacttctcgggatctcgggagcgtaaaacttccttcttaacttggatatgagatccggggtgtcgggatggcttcaggggtttacacgcagagcttcggcacgaaaaagagaagaattgagcaaatatgcccggaaccctcgcatcctatttataagaggctaaggcctcgcagtacgctgggcgtacaaccatacgttgggtgtactcctccgaaatcgtcactgcgtgcgtcatccgaagaactcgagtgtgaggcgcgtcacgcttcgctgtacgttgggcgtacttcggatcagatcggtgactccttcggatatacatccgaattaaagattaaatttatatattttaattatttaataaacttcaaaaattcatatcttcttcatacaaactccgttttcgacgttctttagatccacgcgtaggtgagactacgctctacaagttttgtttagactttgtcggctaattttgactttatttttattatttatttttagtaggccgagacagaaaaacttcgttataaattcataacttcttcgtttgacgtccactctcacctaacttttcatcgttttgaTACTAACaaagagatcttcgattctcgtttagattgttttggctaaaaaccgctcgatctcaaatcgagtatttcgggctgcatcccgctaagtcgaaacttcagaaattcataacttcctcatacgaagtcagatttgggcgttctatatatattcggaaacctcgtttcggccattacaactttatgtaaagataccgagtttattttacacttaaattttgacgcttatttttttttattcttaattaattaaatcacataattaagcaattaagtacaaaacacataatactcaaataatacacttctattatttcaaaacgggttacaaaggttaacctagactattataccaACATTAATGagaagcccagaaacacaggcgttacagtgcGATTATGATGAACCAGTTAGTAGGTGGACTTCTTGGAAACTGAATAACCCTTGAAGGAGATTCCTTGGTTGCCCCAATTACAAG containing:
- the LOC111898039 gene encoding glucomannan 4-beta-mannosyltransferase 9, which produces MGRISPIKIVLQSFTDSEYIIIIDKVIEIWGQLKVIVLEPLLRVLMYVSLAMSVMLFIEKVYMSLVVGFNKLFRRKTEKRYKWEEFKDDVESENSVYPLVLIQIPMFNEREVYQLSIGAVCGLSWPSNRIVIQVLDDSTDPLVKSLVEVECEKWASKGKNIHYQLRHNRKGYKAGALKEGLKHSYANECEYVAIFDADFQPEPDFLWKTIPFLHHNSQLGLVQTRWKFVNSDECLMTRMQEMSLNYHFKVEQEVGSSTHSFFGFNGTAGVWRMAALNEAGGWKDRTTVEDMDLAVRASLKGWKFLYLGSIQVKNELPSSFKAYRYQQHRWSCGPANLFRKMVYEIIINENVTLRKKLHVIYSFFFVRKIVAHIVTFVLYCVVIPASVWLPKVEVPTWGTIYIPTIITILNAVGTPRSLYLVVFWIVFENVMALHRTKATFIGIFEAERVNEWVVTEKHGDDSKAKTITSQHEIRGFKLSERLLVVELCMGIILFVSGCYDLAFGKNYYYIYMYLQAIAFIVTGVGYIGT